Genomic window (Flavobacterium oreochromis):
AAACAGTTTCAGCTTCAAGTCTTATTTTTCTCAAGTTATCCCTTACATCGTCTTTATATGGAGTACCATTAATAACACTTAATAAGTTTTGTTTTTGACTAAGGGTTAAATAAGATGAACTCGTAAATTTTTCGTTAAATTTTACAATCGGTTCATGAGAGTAGAAAGAATTTGTTATTTGTACTAAATCAATATCACTATGACCTTTTATATGTGTATTACACATAACAGAACCTTGGAATTTATAGTCCAAACTTGAATTATTCCTTTTAAGATGTTCTTTTATTTTATTTCCAGCCTCAATCGTCCTTTCAGTATATTCTGATTCAACTCCTTGCATGGCTCTTTTTACATATTCAAAAACTTCTGAATAGGGTATTCCTAACCCTCTAAAATCTTCATTAAATGATTTACTAAATAATTCAGTTTCTCTAATTGAATCGGGATTACTTCTACTTTTTACTCTTTGTACTAAATCAGCGTAATTTTTTTGCATAAATACTACTTTAATTGGTTTTACTATCCTTTACTTTTTCTTGGGTCATTAGATTTAGGATAAGTCCTTTCTTCTTGAAATCCACCATCATTTTTATGGATTTTCAAAGAACCCCCACCTTGTTTAACAATAAAATCTTTTGATTGGCTAATAGCATCTTGCTTATTAGAATCAATTACTTTAGAAGCTCTTTCAGCATTCTCTCTTTTTAGTTTGTACACGCCATCTTCATGGACTAAATGAAAATTTTCCATCGGTTAATAGAATTAAAATTAAGTAGCAATCGGTGCTACATTTCCGAGAAAGGACGATAAAGTTTGTAGAAGTAAAAAAAAGTAGTATTTTCGCACCCACAAATAAAAGGACGGCTTCACCTTTTCTTTTAAAACCGTCCATTGAATATATTTTCAAAAGTCCTATCGGTCAGAGGTTAGGACTTTTTTATTAGTAAAATTTTAACAAGTATAGTGCCAACAAGATAAAAATGACAACTTGTCATATCTTTTATCAATATTTTAATAGTTTTAATTTATGACAAGTTTTTTTTAAACAATATGTACTTTTTGTCATAAAAAAATCAATTACGGCAGTTTAAGTAAAGATTTTTAATAACTAAGAGTATTTATATTTTAAACTATAAGAAGTGCCTAAAAAATCATTCATTTATTAAATTAAATACAAATAAAGCGGAGAAAGTAAATGACCTTGTTAACTTATCTCCGCTTTGGCTTATTTATCAATTTAATTTGGCTCTAAAAGGGTATTTTATTTATTATATACCTTGTTATATTTATATTAGGTATTTATATATCGAATATTACCCTTATTATACAACCTATCTGTTTTCTTCTTTAATTCATATAAAATAATAGCCTTATAATCCTTTTCGCTGATAATATACGATTTGTATATATTCATTAAATCATTAAAATGTTTAGATTTATTATTTGGCAAAACCTTTTCATTAAAGTCCATTATTGTCTTATGTATTCCAGTAATTTTCATGTAGGAGTAAAGACTCCAATTTATAAAATCAATTTTAGACATTTTCGGTTTATTATTTTCATTGATAAATTCTTTCTTTGAAATAGTATCGATAAATTTAATCGCATTTAGATATTTATTAAGTTCGTTAGGTAATTCATTCCAATTGGATTTCAATGAACTTAATTCGTGATATTTCATTTTAAAAGTTGGAATACTTACTTTATTAATATCTATTTCAAATCTTAACAATAGATATTTACTGATAATATTTTTATCCAAATCAGTCAATTCTTTTTTACCTAAAATTTCAAGATATTTATCATAAATTACCGAATCGTAATTAGTAAATCTAAAGTAGATACTGGTTACATTATTATCATCTCTTTTTGCATTTCGATATTTTACAAAACAATCTAGTATGTCATTGGTAAACGATTTTAATAATAATGTAATTCCAATTTCCAATTGGGTAACTTTAAACATTCTCCAGATTTCACCTTTTTTTAAACCAAGTTTACAACCCAATATTTCTATACAATCAATAAATTCGTAATAGTTTAGGTCTTTTCGAGAGTTTTTGTTAAAATACCATTTTCTAATACTTCCGTTTATTGATAAAGAATAAGTACCAGTTTTTAAATTTTCGGTCAATAGCATTCTTAAACTAAACATCCTTGATTTTTTAGTTATATTAGTCTGTAAATATCTATTTAATTCAAAGTCGAGTTCTGTAAACTCATCTTCGTCAATTTCAATCTCTTTCCATCTAAAATTTTTCTTAATGAAGTCGGGATTAAAATTTTCAGCCATTAATTTAATTTTATCTACCATATTCTATATATCATTTTTTCAAATTCATCTAACTTTTTATCACTTAGATAAAAGTCATTGAAATAATATCGATACTCATTATTTTTATGAAATAGAAGTACATTTTTTGCAACGCTGAACCTTTCTTCTCTGTAGTTAAAATTAAAATCAAGTTCAGTATGTAATAATTTTGCACACTCTACATACTCATCTATTGTTAATTCATCTTTTACATATTCTTGATGGAACCAAAATTTTAGTTTACCTCCCCCAATTAATAAAACACAAGAATTATCAATTTCATTATATATAGTCCATAGCGTTAATGGATATAATTTTTTCTTCTTAATACTATTGTACAAACAAGCCTTGAAAATTATCAAATTTTTAGTATCAGATGAGTTATCTCTTATCCATTTTATTTTTTCACTTGGATAATAATTTTTAGAATAAAAGGATATATTATATTTTATCATGTTTTTATTTTTTTTAGTTAATACTATTTCAGTTTATTTTTAATTGACTTTTTTACACACCATACATGTCTTTTTTTAAATAATCTTCTAAATCTTTTCTAACAATATGAACATACCCTTTTTCTGAGCATTTAGAATATTTTAAACCTTTACATCGGTATCTATAAATAGTTTTTTTAGAATATCCATATTGCTCTTTTATATCATCTAGATCCAAAATATCGGTTGGTAATTTTGGTTTCATTACCTTAACTATTTCAGCCATATTTTTACCTTTTTCAATACTCAGTTCTTTCTTTGTTTTAGCCAATTCAAGAATTTTTCTTTTTATTAATTTTTGATTTATTTGTATTTTAGTTTCCATAGATTAAAATTTTACGTTTTTCATTAATTTGCTTAAAGTATCTTTATCAGTATTCATATAAATTTGAGTTGTTTTTATACTTCGATGCCCCATAGCACTAGAGATATAATTAATCGGCATTCCTCTTAAGGCTAGTATTGAACCATACGTATGACGTCCGTCATGGAAATTAATTTTATTCTTAATTTTAGCAATTTTTCCAATTATTTTTAAATGTCTATTTAATACTGCATTACTCTTTAATTCAAATACTAACTCATTGTCTTTCTTTTTATCAAAATCATACTTTTTTAATATTTCTATCCAATAATCATTGTAGGGAATCGAAACTTCTTTTTAGTTTTAATTTGCCTTTTTATTATTTCCTTTTTATCAATAATATCTTTTTTCTTTAAAGATTTAATATCGCAATCTCTCAATCCTGTATAGCAACTAAACAAAAACAAATCTCTTGTGTATTCTAATCCTTTAGTTAAATTTCCTAATTTTAAATCAGCATTTCTTAATCTTTGCAATTCTTCAGGATTTAAAAAATTTATTCGTGGTTCTTCATATAATTTTTTAAAGTTTATACTCGGGTTTTCCTTTATTTTTTTATCTAAAACTAATTTCTTCAAAATGGTTTTAAAATACTTTGCATAGTTATTAGTTCCAGAATTGCCTGATTCTAAATCCACTTTTAAGAAGTAGATAAAATCATCAAAAAAACTTGTATCAATTTCATCTAAGGTAAGTTTTGGTCTAAACAATTTTAACCTATCTCTTAATTGTTTATAATGTCTTTGGGTACCAATAGCTATATCTTCAATAGCAAACTTATTTTTAAGAATTTCATCAAAATGAAAATAAAAGTCGTTATTGATTTTGACTTTATCTTCTCCTTTAATTTTCTTCAAGATAGTTTCCTTTGTAAATACTTCATCATTATTTTCCATTTCTAAAAGAATCTTGTAAATTCTACTTTCTTCTTTCATAAGAACATTTTTTAATAATAAATCTTTTGGGCATTTTTTCTTTTCGTCCCATAAACTAGGGTGAATTAATTTTCCCGATGGTGTTTTAGTTTTTCCACCACGATAAATAATCTGAAAGTTAATAGGACATCTTCCAGTTTCATCTTTTCTTGGTTGCTCTTTTCTTAAAATAGCTTTAACCGAAAACGAATTTTTCATTGGTATTTAAAATTTAATAATTAATAATTCAAACTGTTTTCTTTACTTAATACTCGGAAATCAATTTTTTTTTGGCGATTTCACATATTTAACATATCGTTAACACTTTGATTTTGGGTAATAAAAAAGCGACCTAGTCAAAGTCGCTTATTTTAAAGAAGTTAAGGAGGTTTTAATCTCTAAAAGAAAAATTATAAGTTAAGTAACCTATTTGATTTATATTTTCATTTTTTAGTGGTTCATATTTAGTTTTTAAAGCAGCTTCTTTAGATGCTTCTAATAGACATTTTGAAAAATTAGTACTTCCTTTAGCACCAACATAGGCTTTAATCACATTTCCATCTTTATCAACAGTAATCTCTACAACTATTTTACCTTGCTCATTACAATTATATTCAGGATTAGGTTTTAGGATTATTTTTCTTTTAGCTAAAGAAATTTCTTCTATTCCTTTACCAGTTCCATTCTCTGAACTAGTATTATCTTTATTAGATTTTAATCTATTTAAAACATCATTAGTCTTTTTGACTTTAGGTTTATTTTCAAAAGCTTTTATCTTTTTTAATCGCTCAAAAATAATTTTATCCCCGTTGTCATTTAATAAATTTTCATCATTCGGGTCAGCTTCGTGGTAGTAAACAATATTATTTTCAAGTACAATTAATTTTTGTAGTTCATCGTCGGTTAATTTAGCACAAATGAACATGCTGAATGAGTTAATTAAATCAGTCTTTTTATCGTCTTTTATAGAATATGTTTTAATATATCCAATACAACCATTCATGGGAGATTGTATTATAGAAATTTCATCAGAATCATTATTATCTAGGTCGCCCTCGTTTATTAATTTAAACCAACAACAACCTACATTAATAGGCTTTATACTTTTATCACTAAACTTAATTTCATATTCGCTTGGGCTTCCATTTTCTACAGGATTTCCACCCCTTTTTTTTATAAGTTTTCTAAAAGCATATTCAAATTTTTTATCTCCATTAAAATCCCCATAAATTGAATCGCCAACTTTATTACTAACCTTTTGTCCAATTATATTATTTACAAATAGTATTACAAATAATGCTGAAAAAAATATTCTATCCATACTAAAAATTTCAGCTAAGATAACAATTTGTATAATATATGCGGTAAATTTTAAGCGACATTATTTCCAATTTTCCACTCTATGGAAAATTTAGACAGAAATATAGATTTAAAAATCAAGGAAATATCTCAAAAGCTTAAAGAACTCAGATTATCAAGGGGTTATACGAGTTATGAAACATTTGCCTTTGAAAACGAACTAAATAGAGTTCAATATTGGAGAATAGAATCAGGTCAGAATATTACATTAAAGACCTTAATTAAGGTATTAGAAATACACCAAATTTCTTTGGCTGAATTCTTCAAAGATTTATGAAATTTTACAGAGGGGAATAATTAGGGGAATAAAGTTGTCCAATATTGTCCTTTAAAGTCCATTAATGTCCAACAAAAAACCCGCAAATAGCGGGTTTTAATTTGGGTTAAGAGATTTTTACTCTTAAAATTCGTGACCTCGACAGGATTCAAACCTGTAACCTTCTGAGCCGTAATCAGATGCGCTATTCAGTTGCGCCACGAGGCCATTATGAGTTTTTATTTTATTTTGTGACCTCGACAGGATTCAAACCTGTAACCTTCTGAGCCGTAATCAGATGCGCTATTCAGTTGCGCCACGAGGCCATTAAATCAATCAGTTCGTATATTAACTTCCTGATTGCGGGTGCAAATATAGAAACTTTTCTTTATCTTGCAAAATAAAATTTATAAAAAAATGAGTTTAAATCAGTATTTCCGTGATATTCAGGACTTTCCGAAGGAAGGAATTTTGTTTAAAGATATAACACCTCTGCTATTAAACCCCTTAGCGAGGCAAGAAGTCTTAGAAAAGCTCTTGTCAGAGTTAAAAAATATTAAAATAGACAAGGTAATAGGAGTAGAGTCTAGAGGTTTTTTCTTTGGGATGATGTTAGCTCAGGAGTTAAATGTTGGTTTTATTCCTGTGAGAAAGAAAAATAAATTACCTTATAAAACCATTTCTGCTAGTTATGAACTGGAATATGGAGAAGATGTATTGGAAATGCACATTGATGCTATTGAAAAAGGAGAGAGGGTTTTAGTTCATGATGATGTATTAGCAACAGGAGGTACAGCAAAAGCAGTATGTGAATTAGTAGAAAGGTTAGGAGGAGAAGTTGTTCAGTGTAATTTTCTTATGGAATTAACTTTTTTGAATGGACGTAATAAGCTAGAAGGGAAGTCAATATTTTCTGCTGTTACTTACTAGAGAGAGCTCTAGTTGTAACATAGTATCGGTAAGCTAGTATTGCTAATTGCCATTTTTTCGCTTTCGCAAGATCTAATTGTTGTTTGCTAAAGCTAGGTAGGATGATTTTATTGATTTTTGCTAAAATTGTGTACATGCTTTTTTGGGCAAAAATACTAAATTATTGTTTATCTCTCGGTTTTATATTGAAGTCATTTTACCTATTCATATCACATAGAATGTATTGGCCTAAAAAATATCTTCGATTAATTTGTAAAAAATAGTCGAAGATATTTAATCATTTAAGTTACTTTAATTAAAGAAGAATTGTTTTAAAAATCAATTAAAATTTGATTTTTTGTCAAGTCATCTAAAGTTTCGTGTTGACGTATTAGATGCGCTTTTTGATCTTTCCATAGTACTTCGGCAGGTTTAAAGCGTGAATTGTAATTAGAAGCCATCGTAAATCCGTAAGCACCTGCATTTTTAAAAGCTAAAATATCTCCTTCTTTAATTTCTGATATTTTTTTATTAGTTGCAAAAGTATCCGTTTCGCATATATATCCTACAACGGTATAAAATCGTTCTTTACCTTTTGGATTAGAAATATTTACAATTTGATGTTCGGATCCGTAAAACATCGGACGTATTAAGTGGTTGAATCCAGAGTCAATCCCAGCAAATACAGTTGAGGTAGTTTGTTTAACAACGTTTACTTTTGCTAAGAAGGTTCCTGCTTCGCTAACTAAGAATTTTCCTGGTTCAAACATTAGGGTTAGTTCTCTTCCGTATTCTTTTTCAAAATTATTAAATCTTCTACTTAGTTTTTTGCCTAATTCTTCAATATCTGTTTCGATATCACCTTTTTTGTAAGAAACTTTAAAACCACTTCCGAAGTCTATAAAGTCTAATTCAGTAAAATTTTTTGCAGTTTCAAATAATATTTCAGTTGCTTCTAGAAAAACTTCTATGTCTAAAATGTCAGAACCAGTGTGCATGTGTAGCCCATTGATATGCATACCTGTATTTTTTACAATTCTAAGTATGTGAGGTAACTGATGTATAGATATTCCAAATTTACTATCAATATGTCCTACAGATATATTTGCATTACCTCCTGCCATTATGTGTGGATTTATCCGTATACATACTGGTATATTTGGGTGTTTACTGCCAAATTGTTCTAAAATGGATAAATTATCAATATTAATTTGAACTCCTAACTCAGCTGCGGTTTCTATTTCTTGTAATGAAACACCATTAGGTGTGAAAATTATTTTTTCCGAGTAAATCCAGCTAATAAACCAAGCTGTGCCTCTTGTAAAGAAACAGTATCTAATCCTGAATTTAGTTTATTAAATAGTTTTAAAATAGAAAGGTTTGATAAAGCTTTAACAGCATAATTTATTTGAAGTTTTTGAACTTTAGAAAAGGCATTGTTTAATCGGTTGTATTGATTTTCAATTTTTTCTGCATGATAAACGTATACAGGTGCACCGTATAATTGTTCGATTTGTAATAAATTAAATTCTTCCATTTTTAAAATTTTGGTAAAAGTAAAAAGTTCTCTTTTTGAAGAAAAAAATGAAGAATTAAAATAAAATAACAACAAAATGTTTTTTTTTATAACATTTTTATATTGCGATTCTAAAAAAATATTCGTTTTAAGATTCTAAAATTAAAGAGGCTTAATATTTAATAACTGTAAATAAAAGTTGATTTGAATTATATTTTTCTTTTGAAAATTATTATTTTTGTGCCACTTTATAAAAGTCAAAAGAAATATTATGAATTTACACGAATATCAAGGGAAACAGATATTAGCAAGCTACGGAGTACGTGTTCAGCGTGGTTATGTAGCAAACAATGCTGAGGAAGCGGTTGCTAAGGCAAAACAACTTACAGATGAAACAGGTACAGGATGGCATGTGATTAAGGCACAGATCCATGCTGGTGGTCGTGGTAAAGGTGGTGGTGTTAAGTTGGCTAAAAACTTAGATCAAGTAAAAGAATTAGCAAGTCAAATCATAGGGATGGACTTGATAACTCCTCAAACACCTCCAACTGGAAAAAGAGTTCATAAAGTTTTAGTGGCAGAAGATGTTTACTATCCAGGTGAAAGTGAAACAAAAGAGTTTTACATGTCTGTATTATTAAACAGAGCAACAGGTCGTAACATGATTATGTATTCTACTGAAGGAGGTATGGATATTGAAGAAGTGGCTGAACATACACCAGATAAAATCTTTACTGAAGAAATAGATCCAGCTGTAGGTTTACAAGGTTTTCAAGCAAGAAAAATTGCTTTTAACTTAGGTTTATCAGGCGAGGCTTTTAAAGAAATGGTAAAATTTGTGGATGCTTTATATAAAGCATACGTAGGTTCTGATTCATCTATGTTTGAAATCAATCCTGTTTTAAAAACGTCTGATAATAAAATTATGGCTGTAGATGCAAAAGTGTCTTTAGATGACAACGCATTATACCGCCATGCAGATTTAGCTGAAATGCGTGATATTACTGAAGAGCGTCCGATTGAAGTAGAAGCTAAAGAAGCAGGATTAAATTATGTTGATTTAGATGGTACTGTAGGTTGTATGGTAAACGGTGCAGGTTTAGCTATGGCTACTATGGATTTAATTAAGTATGCAGGTTATGAGCCAGCAAACTTCTTAGATGTAGGAGGTACAGCAGATGCTAAGCGTGTAGAAACAGCTTTCCGTATTATTTTAAAAGATCCAAATGTAAAAGCTATCTTGATTAACATCTTTGGAGGTATTGTTCGTTGTGACCGTGTTGCACAAGGTGTAGTTGATGCTTATAAAAATATGGGTGATGCTATTAATGTTCCTATTATCGTGCGTTTACAAGGAACTAATGCTGAAATTGCAAAAGAATTAATTGATAATTCAGGTATGCCAATTTTATCAGCAGTTCAATTCCAAGAAGCAGCAGATCAAGTAAAAGTAGCTTTATCTTAATTTTTTAGATTTTTATTTTAAAATACAGAAAAAGGGTATCCGATATTTTTGGATACCCTTTTTTGTGTCAAAATGTTTAGGTATTTTAAACAATTTGTATCATAATGTTTTTTAATAAATAGAGGACTTAAATAATAACATTTTGTATTTTCGATAGGTTAATAAAATAAAGAAGTTATATTTTTAATAGATAGATCTATATATTTATTTCTAAAATTATTTCGTAATGTAGATAAAAAAACTCGAGTTTAGCTCGAGTTAAATTATATTGAAGAGGAAAATTACTTTTTATTTGTAA
Coding sequences:
- a CDS encoding DUF2188 domain-containing protein → MENFHLVHEDGVYKLKRENAERASKVIDSNKQDAISQSKDFIVKQGGGSLKIHKNDGGFQEERTYPKSNDPRKSKG
- a CDS encoding tyrosine-type recombinase/integrase, which produces MPYNDYWIEILKKYDFDKKKDNELVFELKSNAVLNRHLKIIGKIAKIKNKINFHDGRHTYGSILALRGMPINYISSAMGHRSIKTTQIYMNTDKDTLSKLMKNVKF
- a CDS encoding phage integrase SAM-like domain-containing protein, with protein sequence MKNSFSVKAILRKEQPRKDETGRCPINFQIIYRGGKTKTPSGKLIHPSLWDEKKKCPKDLLLKNVLMKEESRIYKILLEMENNDEVFTKETILKKIKGEDKVKINNDFYFHFDEILKNKFAIEDIAIGTQRHYKQLRDRLKLFRPKLTLDEIDTSFFDDFIYFLKVDLESGNSGTNNYAKYFKTILKKLVLDKKIKENPSINFKKLYEEPRINFLNPEELQRLRNADLKLGNLTKGLEYTRDLFLFSCYTGLRDCDIKSLKKKDIIDKKEIIKRQIKTKKKFRFPTMIIG
- a CDS encoding energy transducer TonB family protein, whose translation is MDRIFFSALFVILFVNNIIGQKVSNKVGDSIYGDFNGDKKFEYAFRKLIKKRGGNPVENGSPSEYEIKFSDKSIKPINVGCCWFKLINEGDLDNNDSDEISIIQSPMNGCIGYIKTYSIKDDKKTDLINSFSMFICAKLTDDELQKLIVLENNIVYYHEADPNDENLLNDNGDKIIFERLKKIKAFENKPKVKKTNDVLNRLKSNKDNTSSENGTGKGIEEISLAKRKIILKPNPEYNCNEQGKIVVEITVDKDGNVIKAYVGAKGSTNFSKCLLEASKEAALKTKYEPLKNENINQIGYLTYNFSFRD
- a CDS encoding helix-turn-helix domain-containing protein, with protein sequence MENLDRNIDLKIKEISQKLKELRLSRGYTSYETFAFENELNRVQYWRIESGQNITLKTLIKVLEIHQISLAEFFKDL
- a CDS encoding adenine phosphoribosyltransferase gives rise to the protein MSLNQYFRDIQDFPKEGILFKDITPLLLNPLARQEVLEKLLSELKNIKIDKVIGVESRGFFFGMMLAQELNVGFIPVRKKNKLPYKTISASYELEYGEDVLEMHIDAIEKGERVLVHDDVLATGGTAKAVCELVERLGGEVVQCNFLMELTFLNGRNKLEGKSIFSAVTY
- a CDS encoding SsrA-binding protein; the encoded protein is MYTILAKINKIILPSFSKQQLDLAKAKKWQLAILAYRYYVTTRALSSK
- the sucC gene encoding ADP-forming succinate--CoA ligase subunit beta; translated protein: MNLHEYQGKQILASYGVRVQRGYVANNAEEAVAKAKQLTDETGTGWHVIKAQIHAGGRGKGGGVKLAKNLDQVKELASQIIGMDLITPQTPPTGKRVHKVLVAEDVYYPGESETKEFYMSVLLNRATGRNMIMYSTEGGMDIEEVAEHTPDKIFTEEIDPAVGLQGFQARKIAFNLGLSGEAFKEMVKFVDALYKAYVGSDSSMFEINPVLKTSDNKIMAVDAKVSLDDNALYRHADLAEMRDITEERPIEVEAKEAGLNYVDLDGTVGCMVNGAGLAMATMDLIKYAGYEPANFLDVGGTADAKRVETAFRIILKDPNVKAILINIFGGIVRCDRVAQGVVDAYKNMGDAINVPIIVRLQGTNAEIAKELIDNSGMPILSAVQFQEAADQVKVALS